In Liolophura sinensis isolate JHLJ2023 chromosome 2, CUHK_Ljap_v2, whole genome shotgun sequence, a genomic segment contains:
- the LOC135462438 gene encoding uncharacterized protein LOC135462438, with the protein MEYRGDEVRCDSHSGRGEIKPGYLQWRRYTRPHHLGVYLDCDDHTLTVLDCDNNQVMYTVSDVIVTEPLVPSVEFGIWSESVSVSARLITGDSATLPQVLCDMISTS; encoded by the coding sequence ATGGAGTACCGTGGTGATGAGGTCAGGTGTGATAGTCACAGTGGTCgtggtgagatcaaacctggctaTCTACAGTGGagacgttacacacgacctcatcacctgggtgtgtacctggactgtgatgaccacacactgacagtcctggactgtgacaacaaccaggtaatgtacactgtcagtgatgttatcgtcacagagcctctcgtgccatcGGTTGAGTTTGGTATCTGGTCTGaatctgtgtctgtgtctgctcgtctgataacgggtgactctgcaactctgcctcaagttctctgtgatatgataagcacttcctga